In one Novosphingopyxis iocasae genomic region, the following are encoded:
- a CDS encoding S8 family peptidase, translating to MASDSRRPLLNPVLRFTKEPRPEAITGRGKSAAGIKTERLTTQRARLSEAIADMAEQGARHPHFGGRAVAYAAMFEDSLAPTWTPSDLFQPSHGARLIAPHAQGYLVELELAALPRFSAFIRNFGTVRDEVDISRVEMVRFYDQSDVLQDRSIDSLWEQAVEQEGGRAFFLWLTPFRTGDAAEQLLLQFAGLRDGIIAPTRPQLPDLATAADAVGDRAVAHALRAIPTDRVGRALREYRQRRRARTSVLVPSREALARLVASGTVVRLDPVMPIVTTQPGEGREPDRPLPANLANAPIVGVVDGGLDASSYLPAEAWRAPPLVASAAAEVMHGNRVTSLIVQGYDWNNNLTLPALTCRVGTAAAIAKRGHRGPTEEDLIDYLDAVIGAHPETKVWNLSFNQDLPCSDGEVSYLGHALAELARRHDVLLVNSIGNAPAGRLKRPADCEAALTVGGRLHTETGKPGDKCPVSLAGPGPCSMLKPDVSHFSHVRALGGAVISGSSFATALTSPLAAHTMERLRHPNPDLVRALLIHGADGGVYDPALGFGTPDLVTLPWECQPGTVTLQWEAELRDRASYYWELPIPPALLHNGRLRGQGRLTAILNPHPMVDEFAGPNYFSARINTAVQYPRGDGFTNLLGSMDTDRIREQVARTDHYKWCTVRHHHKDFSARGHQVDGDTLRIYARVYTRDHYVYGYASADEVPALNAVFVLSLSGIDDGADIYNQLRDQLGVFVEPSVIHSDIEIEGGDL from the coding sequence ATGGCGAGTGATTCCCGCCGACCGCTGCTCAACCCGGTCCTTCGATTCACCAAGGAACCGCGCCCGGAAGCGATCACCGGTCGCGGCAAGTCAGCTGCCGGAATCAAGACCGAGCGGCTCACAACCCAGCGCGCTCGACTGTCGGAGGCCATCGCCGACATGGCCGAGCAAGGGGCCCGGCATCCGCATTTCGGTGGCCGCGCTGTGGCCTATGCCGCGATGTTCGAAGACTCGCTGGCGCCGACCTGGACACCGTCCGACCTGTTCCAACCCTCGCATGGTGCCCGTTTGATCGCGCCGCATGCGCAGGGCTATCTCGTTGAACTTGAACTGGCCGCCCTGCCCCGCTTCTCGGCCTTTATCCGCAATTTCGGCACGGTTCGCGACGAGGTCGACATCTCGCGCGTGGAAATGGTGCGCTTCTACGATCAGTCGGACGTGCTGCAGGATCGCTCGATCGACTCGCTATGGGAGCAGGCGGTCGAGCAGGAAGGCGGCCGTGCCTTCTTCCTCTGGCTGACGCCATTCCGCACGGGCGATGCCGCCGAACAGTTGCTGCTTCAATTTGCCGGGCTACGCGACGGAATCATTGCCCCCACACGCCCGCAATTGCCCGACCTGGCCACAGCGGCGGATGCTGTCGGCGACCGCGCTGTTGCGCATGCGCTGCGCGCCATTCCAACCGACCGGGTCGGCAGGGCCTTGCGCGAGTATCGCCAGCGTCGCCGCGCGAGGACTTCGGTATTGGTCCCCTCGCGCGAGGCGCTCGCCCGGCTGGTTGCATCTGGCACCGTCGTACGCCTCGATCCGGTGATGCCGATCGTAACGACCCAGCCCGGCGAAGGCCGCGAGCCCGACCGCCCCTTGCCAGCCAATCTGGCCAATGCCCCGATCGTCGGCGTCGTCGATGGCGGCCTCGATGCAAGCTCCTACCTGCCTGCTGAGGCCTGGCGTGCGCCGCCCCTGGTCGCGAGCGCCGCGGCCGAGGTGATGCACGGCAATCGTGTCACCTCGCTGATCGTTCAGGGCTATGACTGGAACAACAATCTCACGCTTCCGGCGTTGACCTGCCGCGTCGGGACCGCCGCGGCTATCGCCAAGCGCGGTCATCGCGGCCCCACCGAAGAGGATCTGATCGACTACCTCGATGCGGTGATCGGCGCGCATCCCGAAACCAAGGTCTGGAACCTCTCCTTCAACCAAGACCTTCCCTGCAGCGACGGTGAAGTCTCCTATCTGGGCCATGCACTGGCAGAGCTGGCCCGCCGCCATGATGTCCTGCTGGTCAACTCGATCGGCAACGCGCCAGCCGGCCGGCTCAAACGTCCCGCCGATTGCGAAGCTGCGTTGACCGTCGGTGGACGGCTTCACACCGAGACCGGCAAGCCTGGCGACAAATGTCCGGTCAGCCTCGCCGGTCCCGGCCCCTGCAGCATGCTCAAGCCCGATGTCTCGCATTTCTCGCATGTCCGTGCGCTCGGCGGAGCAGTCATTTCCGGATCGAGCTTCGCCACGGCGCTGACCTCGCCGCTCGCCGCCCACACGATGGAGCGCTTGCGCCATCCCAATCCCGATCTCGTGCGCGCGCTGTTGATCCATGGCGCCGATGGGGGCGTTTATGATCCAGCGCTGGGCTTCGGAACGCCCGATCTCGTTACCCTACCCTGGGAGTGCCAGCCCGGCACGGTCACACTGCAGTGGGAAGCTGAGCTGCGCGACCGCGCGTCTTACTACTGGGAGCTGCCGATCCCGCCCGCCTTGCTTCACAACGGGCGGCTGCGCGGCCAAGGCCGTTTGACCGCGATCCTCAATCCGCATCCGATGGTCGATGAATTTGCCGGGCCTAATTATTTCAGCGCCCGGATCAACACCGCGGTCCAGTATCCGCGCGGCGACGGGTTTACCAACCTGCTCGGCTCGATGGATACCGACCGGATCCGCGAGCAGGTCGCGCGCACGGATCACTACAAATGGTGCACCGTGCGACATCATCACAAGGATTTCTCGGCCCGTGGCCATCAGGTCGATGGCGATACGCTGCGCATCTACGCCCGCGTCTACACCCGCGATCATTATGTCTATGGCTATGCGAGCGCCGACGAAGTCCCGGCGCTCAACGCCGTCTTCGTCCTCTCGCTCAGCGGAATCGACGACGGCGCCGACATTTACAACCAGCTGCGCGATCAGCTCGGCGTCTTCGTCGAGCCGTCAGTGATCCATTCCGACATCGAGATCGAAGGAGGTGACCTATGA
- a CDS encoding AAA family ATPase: MNVDASTLFKLFEAAISADYTTVRRIGGQLARKLAEEKDTEAAKALQALLRKRGVPLQASGYVEALPRDAGSRLPLVEEEQWPTTPLFLNEESSHTIEQFLEDAANISMLSEEGVSSRLGVLLYGAPGTGKSLLAGHIAAKLARPFYVARLDSVISSRLGETSKNIRSMFDFIPTKEAVLFLDEMDAVAKLRDDRHELGELKRVVNTVLQGLDSLTDDVIVIGATNHPHLLDPAIWRRFPYKVELRAPNEDVRADMWLHFLYQDRDTEASHARLLARLSETMSGAEIEGLSLAARRRSIINKQPPNLPHILLAIDAASDGVPRIPAGHELSPEERKRLARMLVDKGDLPQTEIAQMLGVSRQMVHRYLREEKNGE, encoded by the coding sequence ATGAACGTTGACGCCTCGACTCTCTTCAAGCTCTTCGAAGCCGCGATTTCCGCGGATTACACAACCGTGCGCCGAATCGGCGGACAGCTCGCCCGCAAGCTGGCCGAAGAGAAGGATACCGAGGCCGCCAAGGCACTCCAGGCGCTGCTGCGCAAGCGCGGGGTTCCGCTCCAGGCGTCGGGTTATGTCGAAGCCCTTCCCCGCGACGCCGGCTCGCGCCTGCCGCTCGTCGAGGAAGAACAATGGCCGACGACTCCGCTGTTCCTGAACGAAGAGTCGAGCCACACAATTGAGCAATTTCTGGAAGATGCGGCGAATATCTCGATGCTTTCGGAGGAAGGTGTATCCTCGCGCCTGGGCGTGCTACTCTACGGCGCTCCGGGTACCGGCAAATCGCTTCTCGCTGGCCATATCGCGGCCAAGCTTGCGCGTCCCTTCTACGTAGCGCGCCTGGATTCAGTCATATCCTCGCGGCTGGGCGAAACGTCGAAGAACATCCGTTCGATGTTCGACTTCATTCCAACCAAGGAAGCCGTGCTCTTCCTCGACGAGATGGACGCCGTCGCCAAGCTGCGCGACGATCGCCACGAACTCGGCGAGCTCAAGCGGGTCGTTAATACTGTCCTGCAAGGCCTTGATTCGCTGACGGATGATGTGATCGTGATTGGCGCAACAAACCATCCTCACCTGCTCGATCCGGCAATCTGGCGCCGCTTTCCCTACAAGGTCGAACTGCGCGCGCCCAATGAGGATGTCCGCGCTGACATGTGGCTGCATTTTCTCTATCAGGACCGCGACACCGAGGCATCGCATGCAAGGCTGCTGGCGCGTCTGTCGGAGACCATGAGCGGCGCGGAGATCGAGGGTCTTTCGCTCGCCGCAAGGCGCCGTTCGATTATCAACAAGCAGCCCCCCAATTTGCCTCACATCCTGCTGGCGATCGATGCGGCGTCGGATGGTGTCCCCCGAATTCCGGCCGGTCACGAACTCTCGCCCGAGGAGCGCAAGCGCCTGGCGCGCATGCTTGTCGACAAGGGCGACCTGCCTCAGACCGAGATCGCCCAGATGCTGGGGGTGAGCCGGCAAATGGTCCATCGCTATCTGCGGGAGGAGAAAAATGGCGAGTGA
- a CDS encoding DUF6961 family protein, with protein sequence MTLTRDQELWGMALWVEKHHGDAGHEFIASKIDQLTRAGEQDGAKLWQDVAHRYEQLVEHPSHSS encoded by the coding sequence TTGACGCTCACCCGCGACCAAGAACTTTGGGGCATGGCGCTATGGGTCGAGAAGCACCACGGCGATGCCGGGCATGAATTCATTGCGTCGAAGATCGATCAGTTGACCCGGGCCGGAGAGCAGGACGGGGCGAAACTTTGGCAGGACGTTGCACATCGCTATGAGCAGCTGGTCGAGCACCCTTCCCATTCCTCGTGA
- a CDS encoding S24 family peptidase: MEHVREELDRLILKGGYGYASISRLLGRNPAYVQQFIKRGSPRKLDDEDRKTLACFFGVDEQVLGGPANPVTDGMIEIPVLDVEASAGFGAVAASETAHTRFGFDERWLRHLTSAKSASLSIVGVKGDSMEPTLSDGDEVLVDASDHGSRLRDGIYVLRSDDTLVVKRIAIKPGGRQITIASDNPAYPTWHDMDRSEVHVVGRVIWFGRAL; encoded by the coding sequence ATGGAACATGTGAGGGAAGAGCTCGACCGGCTGATCCTCAAGGGCGGATATGGCTACGCGTCGATATCGCGGCTGCTCGGTCGCAACCCCGCCTATGTGCAACAGTTCATCAAGCGCGGCTCACCGAGGAAGCTCGATGACGAGGATCGAAAGACGCTCGCCTGTTTCTTCGGCGTCGACGAACAAGTGCTCGGTGGCCCCGCCAATCCGGTCACCGATGGTATGATCGAGATTCCCGTTCTTGATGTCGAAGCATCTGCCGGGTTCGGAGCGGTAGCTGCCAGTGAGACTGCTCATACTCGTTTCGGGTTCGACGAGCGGTGGCTGCGGCACCTGACGTCGGCCAAGAGCGCCAGCCTGTCGATAGTCGGCGTAAAGGGTGACTCGATGGAGCCAACTCTAAGCGATGGTGACGAGGTCCTGGTCGATGCGTCAGATCACGGCTCGCGGCTGCGAGACGGGATCTACGTCCTTCGCTCTGATGATACCCTCGTCGTGAAGCGTATCGCGATCAAGCCGGGCGGTCGCCAGATCACCATTGCCAGCGACAATCCGGCCTATCCGACCTGGCACGACATGGACCGGTCGGAGGTCCACGTCGTCGGCCGCGTCATCTGGTTTGGCCGTGCACTGTAG
- a CDS encoding DUF2188 domain-containing protein, whose product MSDNDRMVYRRASDQKWIDKRNSASRGFAYDTQAEAAAAGKQRLLNSGGGDLTIKGRDGQIRSKDTIGRKDPFPPRDREH is encoded by the coding sequence ATGAGTGACAATGACCGCATGGTGTATCGCCGCGCGAGCGACCAGAAATGGATCGACAAGCGCAATTCCGCCTCGCGAGGCTTTGCCTACGACACCCAGGCCGAAGCGGCGGCAGCCGGCAAGCAGCGTTTGCTTAATTCTGGTGGCGGCGATCTGACGATAAAGGGGCGCGACGGACAGATCCGCAGCAAGGATACCATCGGGCGCAAAGACCCCTTCCCTCCGCGCGATCGCGAACATTGA